DNA sequence from the Syntrophales bacterium genome:
GCGGATGAATATTCCCTGTAAGCGATAAAGATATTGTTTTTAATAGCAATTTTGCTCCCATTTCCGCAAGGCGGCTGTGCAGTGCACCGAAATTTTCATCCTCGCCGATCGGGGTTTCCTCTTGCAGCAGGATATCGCCGGAGTCAATCCCGGCGTCCATCTTCATAATGGTGACGCCGGTTATTTTTTCTCCGTTGATGATAGTCCAGTTGATTGGCGCTGCTCCCCGGTACTTGGGAAGGAGCGAGGGGTGGATATTGATGCATCCCCTGGGGGTGTCGTAAAGTATTGGTTTGGGAAGGATTTGTCCAAAGGCGGCGACAATGGCCATTTCCGGCGCCAGACTTTTAAATGTTTCCAGAAAGCTTTTGTCTTTGACGTTTTCCGTTTGGATGATGGGAAGCCCCAGCTCCCCGGCAGTTATTTTCAAGGGCGGCGGCGCGGTTATCCTTCCCCGGCCCTGTGGGCGGTCCGGTGGTGTGACGACAGCAATAATCGGCCATCCTGACTCAACGAGCCCGGTCAGAGCCGGCACTGCAAAGGTTGACGTGCCCATGAAAACGATTCCGGTTTTTTCCATAACAGCACTCTCCTACATAAAATGGACAGGATCTACATCTATCCTGATTTCGATCCCTTCCCCCTTTACCTCATCCAGGAGTTTCTGGGCAAGCTGGCGGAGGACGCCTCCATCCTTGCCCCGCACGAGCATCTGCCAGCGGTACCTTCCCCGGAGCCGGTGCAGCGGAGATTCCGCCGGGCCGATGATGTCCGCCTTGCCGGCGGCGAAGCTCAGTGCCAGCTTGCGGGCCGCCGTTCCGATGCGGGCGACGGTTCTTTTTCCTTTCTCCTCGTTGAGACTCGAAAAATGGAGGCCAATCAGCCGGGAATAGGGCGGATAGTTCAGCTCCCGGCGAGTCGGCAGTTCATTATTGTAAAATCCCTGGTAATCGTGCTGCTGGGCCCTCATGATGGAGTGATGGTAAGGGGTGAACGTCTGGACAACGACTATGCCCGGCTGATCACCGCGTCCACCCCTGCCGGCGACCTGGGAAAGAATCTGGAAGGTTCGCTCCGCGGCTCGGAAGTCCGGGACGTTCAAGGATGAATCGGCGGCAATGACGCCCACCAGGGTTATGCCGGGAAAGTCATGGCCCTTGGTGATTATCTGCGTTCCCACCAGGATATCGATTTCTCCCTTGGCGAAAGCGGCAAGGGTTTTTTCGGACGTGCCCCGGCGGGAGGATGTATCGCTGTCTATCCGGGCAATAGCGGCAGCAGGGAACAGTCTTTTGATCTCTTCCTCGACACGCTCGGTTCCGGCCCCCTGGCTGTGGATTCGTTCAGAGCCGCAGGCCGGGCAAGTTTTTTGTTTTTTTGATGTAAAATCGCAGTGATGGCATTTGAGGACATCTTGGGACGCGTGATAGGTCAAGGCCAGATCGCAAGCCGGGCATTTAAAAACATGACCGCAGGCCGGGCAGAAGACGTAGGTGTGAAAGCCTCTCCGGTTGAGGAAAATGAGGGCCTGTTTTTTTGCGGAGAGGGTTTCTCCCAGGGCCAAAATCATCCGGCGGGAAAAGATCGGCATGCGTCCGCCGCTGTCCCGTTCGTTTCGCATATCAACAATCTCCACCCGGGGAAGGGGGCGCGAATTGACCCGTTTGGGCAGAGATAAATACCGGTAAATGCCGGCCTGTGCATAAAAATATGTTTGTATCCCAGGTGTTGCGGAGCCAAGCAGTACCACGGCGCCGGTTTTTTTCCCGCGGTACAGGGCAAGGTCGCGGCCGTTATAATGCAGGCGGTCATCCTGCTTGTAGGAGGGGTCATGCTCCTCGTCAACGACTATCAGGCGCAGGTTCCGGGCCGGGGCAAAAATCGCCGAGCGCGCGCCGACGATCAGCCGTATTTCCCCGCTTTTTATCTTTCGCCATTGATCATAACGGGTATTGTTGGGGATGCCGCTGTGCAGAACGGCGATCTTCTCTTCCGGGAAACGGCTCTTGACGCGGCGGATAAGCTGGGCGGTGAGGGCAATTTCCGGGACAAGGTAGAGCGCGCTTCCCTT
Encoded proteins:
- the fmt gene encoding methionyl-tRNA formyltransferase, giving the protein MEKTGIVFMGTSTFAVPALTGLVESGWPIIAVVTPPDRPQGRGRITAPPPLKITAGELGLPIIQTENVKDKSFLETFKSLAPEMAIVAAFGQILPKPILYDTPRGCINIHPSLLPKYRGAAPINWTIINGEKITGVTIMKMDAGIDSGDILLQEETPIGEDENFGALHSRLAEMGAKLLLKTISLSLTGNIHPQRQDHSLATFAPPLDREIGMIHWEADCQKIARLIRGLSPAPCAYTFFHQKKLKIFSATAKTTPTSEAPGVIIGKRDGALCIAAANGCVYLTDVQMEGKKRMSIDDFLRGAPVSAGEKIGRI
- the priA gene encoding primosomal protein N', which gives rise to MFVRVVIPIPSPKTFIYAVPSESAAFVAIGKRVVVPFGAKRLTGWIVELSAETSEIQNVKDIIAIPDAEPLFSGDDLAFFEWIASYYLHPLGMVLAEALPGGINTTASQNWIRLVPGTEKNEKNLTKGQKSLLELLSYTPKGISLRNLCRKVGKKDIHREVSILEGAGLIISEEVAGHPAIIPKQEKWVGITQKSLTNLKLTEKQTALLKLLSEKEEMPVSALEERMRSLSFLDSLAAKGVIRLYEKEVFREYLHAEELPEDNSKIILNSDQSAALAEINKGLNSRQFSPYLLHGVTGSGKTEIYLHAMEEVLQSKGSALYLVPEIALTAQLIRRVKSRFPEEKIAVLHSGIPNNTRYDQWRKIKSGEIRLIVGARSAIFAPARNLRLIVVDEEHDPSYKQDDRLHYNGRDLALYRGKKTGAVVLLGSATPGIQTYFYAQAGIYRYLSLPKRVNSRPLPRVEIVDMRNERDSGGRMPIFSRRMILALGETLSAKKQALIFLNRRGFHTYVFCPACGHVFKCPACDLALTYHASQDVLKCHHCDFTSKKQKTCPACGSERIHSQGAGTERVEEEIKRLFPAAAIARIDSDTSSRRGTSEKTLAAFAKGEIDILVGTQIITKGHDFPGITLVGVIAADSSLNVPDFRAAERTFQILSQVAGRGGRGDQPGIVVVQTFTPYHHSIMRAQQHDYQGFYNNELPTRRELNYPPYSRLIGLHFSSLNEEKGKRTVARIGTAARKLALSFAAGKADIIGPAESPLHRLRGRYRWQMLVRGKDGGVLRQLAQKLLDEVKGEGIEIRIDVDPVHFM